The Kiloniellales bacterium genome includes a window with the following:
- a CDS encoding NAD-dependent succinate-semialdehyde dehydrogenase codes for MAYEKLELFIGGEWTAGTSGKTEAVINPATLEVLGQLPHASPADLDRAVEASVEGFRAWRRMSALERQKIMEKAARLMEERLEAIAENLTKEMGKPLAEARMELGFVIDVTRWYAEEGKRAYGRLVPPRIPGMRQMVTKEPVGPAAAFVAWNFPGVNVIRKVAGALGAGCSIVIKASEETPATCIAIARCFDEAGVPPGTVNVVFGVPDEVSRHILARPEIRKLSFTGSVPVGIHLQKLAADTLKRCTMELGGHAPVIVFDDADVDKAVAMTVGHKFRNAGQVCISPTRFYVQDKVYDRFTASFAEKAGGLKVGNGLEAGVEMGPLVDKRRLDVMDTFIKDAVDHGAELMTGGERIGNQGYFFAPTVLRNVPEDAMIMNEEPFGPVAPMTSFGDFDEVLERANKLEFGLASYAFTGDPAKSKALAAEINAGLLAVNSVMVSTPETPFGGVNASGYGSEGGIEGLDAFQRTKFVTELDQM; via the coding sequence ATGGCATACGAGAAACTCGAGCTTTTCATCGGCGGTGAATGGACGGCGGGCACCTCGGGCAAGACCGAGGCGGTGATCAACCCGGCGACGCTGGAGGTGCTCGGCCAGCTGCCCCACGCCAGCCCCGCCGACCTCGACCGGGCGGTCGAGGCCAGCGTCGAGGGCTTCCGGGCCTGGCGCAGGATGAGCGCGCTGGAGCGCCAGAAGATCATGGAAAAGGCGGCGCGCCTGATGGAGGAGCGCCTCGAGGCCATCGCCGAGAACCTGACCAAGGAGATGGGCAAGCCGCTGGCCGAGGCCCGGATGGAGCTCGGTTTCGTGATCGACGTGACGCGCTGGTACGCGGAGGAGGGCAAGCGCGCCTACGGCCGCCTGGTGCCGCCGCGCATTCCCGGCATGCGCCAGATGGTGACCAAGGAGCCGGTCGGCCCGGCCGCCGCCTTCGTCGCCTGGAACTTCCCCGGCGTCAACGTGATCCGCAAGGTGGCAGGCGCCCTGGGCGCCGGCTGCTCCATCGTGATCAAGGCCAGCGAGGAGACGCCGGCCACCTGCATCGCGATTGCCCGCTGCTTCGACGAGGCCGGGGTGCCGCCGGGGACGGTCAACGTGGTCTTCGGCGTGCCCGACGAGGTCTCGCGCCATATCCTGGCGCGCCCGGAGATCCGCAAGCTCTCCTTCACCGGCAGCGTTCCGGTCGGCATCCACCTGCAGAAGCTGGCGGCCGACACGCTGAAGCGCTGCACCATGGAGCTGGGCGGCCACGCCCCGGTGATCGTGTTCGACGACGCCGATGTCGACAAGGCAGTCGCCATGACCGTCGGCCACAAGTTCCGCAACGCCGGGCAGGTTTGCATCTCACCGACGCGCTTCTACGTCCAGGACAAGGTCTACGACCGCTTCACCGCGAGCTTCGCCGAGAAGGCGGGCGGGCTCAAAGTCGGCAACGGCCTGGAAGCGGGCGTGGAGATGGGTCCCCTGGTCGACAAGCGCCGGCTCGACGTCATGGACACCTTCATCAAGGACGCCGTCGACCACGGCGCCGAGCTGATGACCGGCGGCGAGCGGATCGGCAACCAGGGCTACTTCTTCGCGCCGACCGTCCTGCGCAACGTGCCGGAAGACGCCATGATCATGAACGAGGAGCCCTTCGGCCCGGTCGCCCCCATGACCTCCTTCGGCGACTTCGACGAGGTCCTGGAGCGGGCCAACAAGCTCGAGTTTGGCCTCGCCTCCTACGCCTTCACCGGCGATCCGGCCAAGTCCAAGGCGCTCGCCGCCGAAATCAACGCGGGGCTGCTGGCGGTCAACAGTGTCATGGTCTCGACCCCGGAGA
- a CDS encoding glutathione S-transferase family protein, which translates to MYTLYWAPRTAAFAPQAILEEAGAAYETVAVDLDRGEQDGAAYRALNPGATVPTLVTEDGLVVTESAAILLWLAERHPETALLPEPGGAARATLLRWLFYLTNTVQASYRRYYYPERFSTEPADAPRIKAKAKADLLTRWKAVEAQLAESGPFLLGAQISAADIYLLMLARWFDPKDELPAACPAVGRCADLVAERPAVRRALEAGGYL; encoded by the coding sequence ATGTACACGCTCTACTGGGCGCCGCGGACGGCGGCCTTCGCGCCGCAGGCGATCCTGGAGGAAGCGGGCGCGGCCTACGAGACCGTGGCCGTTGACCTGGACCGGGGCGAGCAGGACGGCGCCGCCTACCGGGCGCTCAACCCGGGCGCGACCGTGCCGACCCTGGTGACCGAGGACGGCCTGGTGGTGACCGAGTCGGCGGCGATCCTGCTCTGGCTCGCCGAGCGGCACCCGGAAACCGCCCTGCTGCCCGAGCCGGGCGGCGCCGCGCGCGCAACCCTCCTGCGCTGGCTGTTCTACCTCACCAACACGGTCCAGGCCTCCTACCGGCGCTACTACTACCCGGAACGCTTCTCGACCGAGCCCGCCGACGCGCCGCGCATCAAGGCCAAGGCCAAGGCCGACCTGCTGACCCGCTGGAAGGCGGTCGAGGCGCAGCTCGCCGAGAGCGGCCCTTTTCTCCTTGGCGCCCAGATCAGCGCTGCCGATATCTATCTTCTGATGCTGGCCCGTTGGTTCGATCCCAAGGACGAGCTGCCGGCGGCCTGTCCCGCGGTCGGGCGCTGCGCGGATCTGGTTGCCGAACGGCCGGCGGTGCGCCGCGCCCTCGAGGCCGGCGGCTACCTTTAA
- a CDS encoding DUF924 family protein translates to MADHRAVLDFWFAEGMKDRWFKKDEAFDSEVEEKLGALYEQAAAGALDHWQNDFEGCLALIVLLDQVPRNLFRGQAKAFATDEKALGLTYRMLERGWDRGLPQLQRVFVYMPLEHCETLEGQELCLELMGELKDAEEWLKYVKMHHDIIARFGRFPHRNEALGRETTEEEAEFLKGPNSSF, encoded by the coding sequence ATGGCTGATCACCGCGCGGTGCTCGACTTCTGGTTCGCCGAGGGCATGAAGGACCGCTGGTTCAAGAAGGACGAGGCCTTCGACAGCGAGGTCGAGGAGAAGCTCGGGGCGCTCTACGAGCAGGCCGCCGCCGGGGCGCTGGACCACTGGCAGAACGACTTCGAGGGCTGCCTCGCGCTGATCGTCCTGCTCGACCAGGTGCCGCGCAATCTTTTCCGCGGCCAGGCCAAGGCCTTCGCGACCGACGAGAAGGCGCTCGGCCTGACCTACCGCATGCTCGAGCGCGGCTGGGACCGGGGCCTGCCCCAGCTGCAGCGGGTCTTCGTCTACATGCCGCTGGAGCACTGCGAGACCCTGGAGGGCCAGGAGCTCTGCCTCGAGCTCATGGGCGAGCTGAAAGACGCCGAGGAGTGGTTGAAGTACGTCAAGATGCACCACGACATCATCGCCCGCTTCGGCCGCTTCCCCCACCGCAACGAGGCCCTCGGCCGCGAGACCACGGAAGAGGAAGCCGAGTTCCTCAAGGGGCCCAATTCGTCGTTCTAG
- a CDS encoding aldehyde dehydrogenase has product MKTYRYYAGGAWHEPASGRWIESENPALGEAWARLPDCGAEDVDRAVRAAHGCFHNGPWPRMSLRDRARLVRRIGDVIAANAERLGAVETRDNGKLPAHITPALTTWLYESFPYYAGMIDKFEGALIPADAPDMLNYLRWEPFGVAALITAWNSPLGVLIWKLAPALAAGNTVVIKPSEHASASTLELMAVLEEADLPPGLVNVVTGYGPTTGEPLVDHAKVRMVSFTGGVPGGRAVAAAAARQVKPVVMELGGKSPQIVLEDADLELAVNGVAGGIFPVSGQSCVAGSRALVHRNLVEAFSERLVAAVEKARIGDPGDPATQIGPLANQPHYEGVLEEIAKAEQTGARLLLDGRGKGPDKGYYLGPTIFAEVTNDMRLAQHEIFGPVVAVIPFDDEAEAVAMANDSIFGLAAGIWTRDTARAIRLADRIEAGTVYINNYFNAATQSPVGGFKQSGYGRENGFEGLRCFMQTKSVWLATNPNEPAPFGG; this is encoded by the coding sequence ATGAAGACCTACCGCTACTACGCCGGCGGCGCCTGGCACGAGCCCGCCTCCGGCCGCTGGATAGAGAGCGAGAACCCGGCGCTGGGCGAGGCCTGGGCGCGGCTGCCCGACTGCGGCGCCGAGGACGTGGACCGCGCGGTCCGGGCAGCGCATGGCTGTTTCCATAACGGGCCCTGGCCGCGCATGAGCCTGCGCGACCGGGCCCGGCTGGTCCGCCGCATCGGCGACGTCATCGCCGCCAATGCAGAGCGCCTGGGCGCGGTCGAGACCCGGGACAACGGCAAGCTGCCGGCGCACATCACGCCGGCGCTGACGACCTGGCTCTACGAGAGCTTTCCCTACTACGCCGGCATGATCGACAAGTTCGAGGGCGCGCTGATCCCGGCCGACGCCCCCGACATGCTGAACTACCTGCGCTGGGAGCCCTTCGGGGTCGCGGCGCTGATCACCGCGTGGAACTCGCCGCTCGGCGTCCTGATCTGGAAGCTGGCGCCGGCGCTGGCCGCCGGCAACACGGTCGTGATCAAGCCCTCGGAGCACGCCTCGGCCTCGACGCTGGAGCTGATGGCGGTTCTGGAGGAGGCCGACCTGCCGCCGGGCCTGGTCAACGTGGTGACCGGCTACGGGCCGACCACCGGCGAGCCCCTGGTCGACCACGCCAAGGTCCGCATGGTCAGCTTCACCGGCGGCGTGCCGGGCGGCCGCGCGGTCGCCGCGGCGGCGGCCCGGCAGGTCAAGCCCGTGGTCATGGAGCTGGGCGGCAAGTCGCCCCAGATCGTGCTCGAGGACGCGGACCTCGAGCTCGCGGTCAACGGCGTGGCCGGCGGCATCTTCCCGGTCAGCGGCCAGAGCTGCGTCGCCGGGTCGCGGGCCCTGGTCCACCGCAACCTGGTCGAGGCCTTCAGCGAGCGCCTGGTCGCGGCCGTGGAAAAGGCGCGGATCGGCGACCCCGGCGACCCGGCGACCCAGATCGGCCCGCTGGCCAACCAGCCGCACTACGAGGGCGTGCTGGAAGAGATCGCCAAAGCGGAGCAGACCGGCGCCCGCCTGCTGCTCGACGGCCGCGGCAAGGGGCCGGACAAGGGCTACTATCTCGGCCCGACGATCTTCGCCGAGGTCACCAACGACATGCGTCTCGCCCAGCACGAGATCTTCGGCCCGGTGGTCGCCGTCATCCCCTTCGACGACGAGGCGGAGGCGGTCGCGATGGCGAACGATTCGATCTTCGGCCTGGCCGCCGGCATCTGGACCCGGGACACGGCCCGGGCGATCCGCCTGGCCGACCGGATCGAGGCCGGCACGGTCTACATCAACAACTACTTCAACGCCGCGACCCAGTCCCCGGTCGGCGGCTTCAAGCAGTCGGGCTACGGCCGCGAGAACGGCTTCGAGGGCCTGCGCTGCTTCATGCAGACCAAGTCGGTCTGGCTCGCCACGAACCCGAACGAGCCCGCGCCCTTCGGCGGGTGA